In the genome of Carnobacterium viridans, one region contains:
- the atpF gene encoding F0F1 ATP synthase subunit B has product MVSPLFIGQITAGDSIVTLVSFLLLMLALKMVAWKPLMAMMEKREQLIAGNIDSAEAKKLEADRLLKEQQQELEETRNKASAIIEQARDTADKVEREQIASAKVEIVRLKEEAKKAIELERKQALAGAQNDISRLSMDIAEKLIGKELSNEGHAELIEEYIERLANNNEIK; this is encoded by the coding sequence ATGGTCAGTCCATTGTTTATAGGGCAAATAACAGCTGGAGATTCTATTGTCACTTTGGTCTCATTTTTACTATTAATGCTAGCATTAAAGATGGTTGCTTGGAAACCTCTGATGGCAATGATGGAGAAGCGAGAACAATTGATTGCAGGAAATATCGATAGCGCTGAAGCAAAGAAATTAGAAGCGGATCGATTGCTTAAAGAACAACAACAAGAATTAGAAGAAACAAGAAACAAAGCGAGTGCAATTATTGAGCAAGCAAGAGACACTGCTGATAAAGTCGAACGAGAACAAATAGCCTCCGCTAAAGTAGAAATAGTACGATTAAAAGAAGAGGCTAAAAAAGCCATTGAATTAGAAAGAAAACAAGCTTTAGCAGGCGCACAAAATGATATCAGTCGTTTGTCTATGGATATTGCAGAGAAATTGATTGGCAAAGAATTATCTAATGAAGGGCATGCTGAACTAATCGAAGAGTATATTGAAAGGTTGGCGAATAATAATGAAATTAAATAG
- the atpE gene encoding F0F1 ATP synthase subunit C, which yields MGLIGAAIAVAGAAIGAALGSSRVVSKTIESIARQPEMKGQLQTLMYIGIGLVEAIPIMAVVIAFILVFQ from the coding sequence ATGGGTTTAATAGGAGCAGCAATCGCAGTAGCAGGAGCAGCAATCGGAGCAGCACTTGGTTCAAGTAGAGTAGTATCAAAAACAATTGAATCAATTGCTCGTCAACCAGAAATGAAAGGTCAATTACAAACCTTGATGTATATTGGGATTGGTTTAGTAGAAGCCATTCCTATCATGGCAGTTGTTATTGCCTTTATCTTAGTTTTCCAATAA